A genome region from Arthrobacter sp. SLBN-100 includes the following:
- a CDS encoding MFS transporter gives MDTTQSVVEKSAIRKVAIRLVPFVALMFFINYLDRTAISFAGPNGMNTDLALSAAQFGFASGVFFIGYILLEVPSNLALHKFGARRWLARIMVSWGIVSLLFTWVGNVEQLYILRFILGVAEAGFFPGAILFLSLWVPSRHRSKILALFYLAQPLTTVIGAPLAGLLIQQHGLFGLEGWRVMFFGVAVPAILIGVVAWFYLADSPAKAKWLTQDEKTWLTGALEKEKKETAAGNKHVSVRTVFGNGRVWMLSAIYFGFIYGLYALGFFLPTIISGFEGIYGTKFDVFQKGLITAIPYLPAAFALYFWSKDATKRGVKTWHIALPALTGAISIPLALFAGSPAATIAVITITAMSIFAALPNFWTVPTQFLTGAAAAAGIALINTVGNLAGFSAGYVTGWLKDWTGSYAVPMFVVGGFMLLSCILMVTLSRSGKVSEGVQAEALDPAGAGHHAEP, from the coding sequence GTGGACACCACACAATCCGTGGTCGAAAAATCTGCTATCAGGAAGGTGGCGATCCGGCTTGTGCCGTTCGTCGCCCTGATGTTCTTCATCAACTACCTGGACCGCACGGCCATCTCCTTCGCCGGCCCCAACGGCATGAACACAGACCTGGCGCTCTCGGCGGCACAGTTCGGCTTCGCGTCCGGCGTCTTTTTCATCGGCTACATCCTGCTTGAGGTCCCCAGCAACCTGGCCCTGCACAAGTTCGGCGCCCGCCGCTGGCTCGCCCGCATCATGGTCAGCTGGGGTATCGTCTCCCTGCTGTTCACCTGGGTGGGCAACGTTGAGCAGCTCTACATCCTGCGCTTCATCCTGGGCGTGGCCGAGGCCGGCTTCTTCCCCGGCGCCATCCTCTTCCTCAGCCTCTGGGTGCCGTCCCGCCACCGCAGCAAGATCCTCGCCCTCTTCTACCTGGCCCAGCCGCTGACCACCGTGATCGGCGCCCCGCTGGCCGGCCTCCTCATCCAGCAGCACGGCCTCTTCGGCCTCGAGGGCTGGCGCGTTATGTTCTTCGGCGTCGCCGTCCCCGCCATTCTCATCGGCGTGGTCGCCTGGTTCTACCTCGCTGACTCCCCCGCTAAAGCCAAGTGGCTGACGCAGGACGAGAAGACCTGGCTGACGGGCGCCCTGGAGAAGGAAAAGAAGGAAACCGCAGCAGGCAACAAGCACGTCAGCGTCCGCACCGTGTTCGGCAACGGCCGCGTCTGGATGCTCTCCGCGATCTACTTCGGATTCATCTACGGCCTGTACGCCCTCGGGTTCTTCCTGCCCACCATCATCTCCGGCTTCGAAGGCATCTACGGCACCAAGTTCGACGTCTTCCAGAAGGGCCTGATCACCGCGATCCCGTACCTGCCGGCAGCTTTCGCCCTGTACTTCTGGTCCAAGGACGCCACCAAGCGGGGCGTCAAGACCTGGCACATTGCACTTCCCGCCCTGACCGGCGCCATCAGCATCCCGCTGGCCCTGTTCGCGGGCTCCCCGGCAGCCACCATCGCCGTCATCACCATCACCGCCATGTCCATCTTCGCGGCCCTGCCCAACTTCTGGACGGTACCCACCCAGTTCCTTACCGGCGCAGCAGCAGCCGCAGGCATCGCCCTGATCAACACCGTGGGCAACCTTGCCGGCTTCAGCGCAGGCTACGTCACCGGCTGGCTCAAGGACTGGACCGGCAGCTACGCCGTGCCGATGTTCGTCGTGGGCGGGTTCATGCTCCTGTCCTGCATCCTGATGGTCACCCTCAGCCGCTCCGGCAAGGTCAGCGAAGGCGTACAGGCTGAAGCGCTCGACCCCGCGGGCGCCGGCCACCACGCCGAGCCGTAG
- a CDS encoding dihydroxyacetone kinase family protein produces MTRLFNEPAAFADEMIEGFVASHQRWVKRVSGGVVRNTKSTPDTVALVIGGGSGHYPAFAGLVGQGLAHGAAMGNLFASPSAQQVYNVAKAADNGGGVLLGYGNYAGDVLHFTQAQDRLRKEGIDCRSIAVTDDVSSAPLAERAKRRGIAGDLTVFKVAAAAAEAGYSMDAVVEIAGRANHRTRSFGVAFTGCTLPGADHPLFSVPEGRMAVGMGIHGEPGIGETDIPTADELAELLVSKLLTEVPEGTVAEGARVVPILNGLGSVKYEELFVVYRRIAQLLAEAGLEAVDPQVGELVTSFDMAGTSLTLFWLDDELEKLWNAPADAPAFRRGAVTADALDATGGEAADVELSIPDAAPESRAGAVRVLAALGAAKAVVDANADELGRIDAIAGDGDHGIGMERGVRAAVDAAEDAVARGAGAATTLHFAADAWADKAGGTSGALWGMALRAVGDAVGDSTAPDAGAVAAGVAGAAAAIMDFGKAKPGDKTLVDVLVPFRDALASGVEAGKSLTEAWAAAAVTAEQAAEDTARLLPLMGRARPHAGKSLGTPDAGAVSMALIIRAIHNTLIERTTIKEKA; encoded by the coding sequence ATGACCCGCCTGTTCAACGAACCCGCAGCTTTTGCTGACGAAATGATCGAGGGCTTCGTCGCCTCCCACCAACGCTGGGTCAAGCGCGTGTCCGGCGGCGTTGTCCGCAACACCAAGAGCACCCCGGACACAGTGGCGCTGGTGATCGGCGGCGGCTCCGGCCACTACCCGGCCTTCGCCGGACTGGTGGGCCAGGGATTGGCTCACGGAGCGGCAATGGGTAACCTCTTCGCCTCCCCCTCGGCGCAACAGGTTTACAACGTGGCTAAGGCCGCGGACAATGGCGGTGGTGTGCTGCTGGGCTACGGCAACTACGCCGGTGACGTCCTGCATTTCACCCAGGCCCAGGACCGCCTCCGCAAGGAGGGCATCGACTGCCGCAGCATCGCCGTCACTGACGACGTTTCCTCCGCCCCGCTGGCGGAGCGCGCCAAGCGCCGCGGCATCGCCGGTGACCTCACCGTCTTCAAGGTAGCTGCGGCCGCTGCGGAAGCCGGCTACTCCATGGACGCGGTGGTGGAAATCGCCGGGCGCGCGAACCACCGCACCCGTTCGTTCGGTGTCGCGTTCACCGGCTGCACCCTCCCGGGCGCGGACCACCCGCTGTTCTCCGTCCCTGAGGGCCGCATGGCTGTGGGCATGGGTATCCACGGCGAACCGGGCATAGGCGAAACGGACATTCCGACGGCGGATGAGCTCGCCGAACTGCTGGTGTCCAAGCTCCTGACCGAGGTCCCGGAGGGCACCGTCGCAGAGGGAGCCCGTGTGGTCCCCATCCTCAACGGCCTGGGCAGCGTCAAGTACGAAGAGCTCTTCGTGGTGTACCGCCGCATCGCCCAGCTCCTCGCTGAAGCAGGCCTGGAAGCCGTGGACCCGCAGGTGGGCGAGCTCGTCACCAGCTTCGACATGGCAGGAACATCCCTCACCCTGTTCTGGCTTGATGACGAACTGGAGAAGCTCTGGAACGCCCCCGCCGACGCGCCGGCCTTCCGCCGCGGCGCCGTCACCGCTGACGCCCTGGACGCCACCGGCGGTGAGGCAGCCGACGTCGAGCTCTCCATCCCCGACGCCGCGCCGGAGTCGCGCGCCGGCGCCGTCCGTGTCCTGGCCGCCCTCGGCGCTGCCAAGGCAGTAGTGGACGCCAACGCGGACGAGCTGGGCCGGATCGATGCGATCGCCGGCGACGGTGACCACGGCATCGGCATGGAACGCGGTGTCCGCGCCGCCGTCGACGCCGCGGAAGACGCCGTCGCCCGCGGTGCCGGCGCCGCCACCACCCTGCACTTCGCCGCAGATGCCTGGGCCGACAAGGCCGGCGGCACGTCCGGCGCCCTCTGGGGAATGGCCCTGCGCGCCGTCGGCGACGCCGTAGGAGACAGCACAGCGCCCGACGCCGGCGCCGTCGCCGCTGGAGTCGCAGGTGCAGCGGCGGCCATCATGGACTTCGGCAAGGCCAAGCCGGGCGACAAGACCCTGGTGGACGTCCTGGTTCCGTTCCGCGATGCCCTGGCGTCCGGCGTCGAAGCCGGCAAGTCCCTCACGGAGGCCTGGGCGGCCGCCGCGGTGACCGCAGAGCAGGCTGCTGAGGACACCGCCCGGCTGCTGCCCCTGATGGGCCGGGCCCGTCCGCACGCCGGGAAGAGCCTCGGCACCCCCGACGCCGGAGCAGTATCCATGGCATTGATCATCCGGGCAATCCACAACACGCTTATCGAGCGGACCACCATTAAGGAGAAAGCATGA
- a CDS encoding FadR/GntR family transcriptional regulator: MPINSAASSAKISEALGSVGQGSVVSEVAERLLAYFTSGDIAVGTRLPAERQLAASLGVGRSAVREALAALEILGIVIVRPGSGTYLRDGISELLPRTLSWGLMLGAPRTRELVELRSGLEVQAAQLAAERITGESLDRMRANLATMAETLEDLAAFVEADAAFHREIAESSGNQVLQELLQSIRSLLRIWVDRALTDEGHAAAALKEHTEIFTALEAHDSEAVTRTMRSHMLTASKRLLAGFDASQ, encoded by the coding sequence GTGCCCATAAACTCTGCCGCCTCGTCGGCCAAAATCAGCGAAGCGCTTGGCTCTGTGGGCCAGGGCTCCGTTGTGTCCGAGGTCGCCGAGCGCCTGCTCGCCTACTTCACCAGCGGCGATATCGCCGTCGGAACAAGGCTTCCGGCCGAGCGCCAGCTCGCCGCTTCGTTGGGCGTGGGCCGGTCTGCAGTGCGGGAGGCCCTCGCCGCACTGGAGATTCTGGGGATCGTGATCGTCCGGCCGGGTTCCGGGACATACCTGCGTGACGGCATCTCCGAACTCCTGCCCCGCACCTTGAGCTGGGGCCTGATGCTGGGCGCTCCCCGGACCCGCGAGCTCGTGGAATTGCGGAGCGGCCTTGAGGTGCAGGCGGCACAGCTCGCGGCTGAACGCATCACGGGGGAGTCGCTGGACCGGATGCGCGCCAATCTGGCCACCATGGCAGAAACCCTTGAAGACCTCGCCGCCTTTGTGGAGGCAGACGCCGCGTTCCACCGGGAGATCGCGGAAAGTTCAGGCAACCAGGTGCTGCAGGAGCTGCTGCAGAGCATTAGGTCCCTGCTGCGGATCTGGGTGGACCGCGCCCTCACCGACGAGGGTCACGCCGCCGCCGCCCTGAAGGAGCATACGGAGATCTTCACTGCCCTCGAGGCGCATGACAGCGAGGCGGTCACCAGGACCATGCGTTCCCACATGCTTACCGCATCCAAGCGGTTGCTCGCCGGCTTCGACGCCTCACAGTAG